The nucleotide sequence CCTCTAGCAGATGAACTATTGATGCTTAGTTCAACATCATGcgataatattaatttgtcAAGTTTCTGGAAGTTGGTGTAGTAGGGTATTCTGGATCCATGATTTTGTAAATGCGAGGAGCCACAACCGTGTATAGAGTCAGAGTCGCCTATCTTCATATAGGCTTCTTTAAGTATATCCTGAGCAATTCTTCCTTGCCTGTTTTCCTGCTCGTAAATTTGATCTATGATAGGTATACTGTCGAAATCCCGAGCAAGTTTGAGGGTTGAACGACACCAGAGTTCAGTGTATAACACGGAAGAGAAATATGCCGAACAAAATTGCGCTGCCATGGCTATCGACAGATAATCAAAATCCAGCGTAACTTGCTCCCTTGTCTGGATACGCAGATGGTTTACGACGATGAGCATGCAGCGTATTGCATCACGTGCCTTACATCCTTGCAACATCTGCttgaaacaaaataaaatgcacTGTTTCAGAAATTTGGTGCAGTTATTGCGAACAACTTAGTGCCATAAGCGAATGGAAAATTAAGAATCACGAAAGCAGGAAGGACAGTACGTTGTACAATTAGCAGTAGCGAAAACGGACTTTTTCAAGACAAGATGACGCTATTGAGCACAAGACGGATACGAGAACTCAAATCATGATCTGAGACTGAAAGAAGCAAGTTCATTTCAAAACAGCACATCATTTTTTTGCCGTGAACAGTAGCACAACTCAGAAATTAGCTCGCGATTTAAGTACTCTGCGTTGTGCTATTTTTCTCTAAAAAAAAGAGCGTGCCTGTTTTCATTTGTGCAACTCTTGGTGGAAATTTTAAACTATGCTAGTCTTCATACGGAACGACGTTATATACAAACATGTATACATATGTTCTTTAATTATGtcggatttttaaaaattatttagattatttaagaaaaatactAATTATTACCTGAGGCGGCGTAGAAGGGCTTAATGTTTGATCATCGATTCTATCGTCTTTGAAATGATGTTCGAAAAAGCGATTAACACAGTGACATATACGTTTAGCCAAACTTGAATTAACGTCAATAAGAAGACTGACTAGTCGTTGCAGAGTTAGCTCACAGAACTGCACACTCAATTGAAAAACTGGAATCAGGCTTTTGCTGTAGAAGTTGTCGAGGCACCTGGCGACCTCCGAAGTTATTGTAGATATCCATTTATTGTACGAGTCGTTCGACGCCTCGGACCATAAAGGATTTTGTGGGTCAAAAACGCGTTCCAACTCGACAGCGTCAATTTgtggttttattattttgctgtaaaaaaaaaaaaaattagcctCTGTGTTAAACTTTTTAGAGTATAAAAGAATTCATTAATTACGGCTGGatgttatttatttcaacactGTCTCAATAAAATTTAGGGCAAAGCTcttcaatatttcaaaagcTTACTTAGCATCGTGTCCTTTCTGCGAGCTCCTGAAGGGCTTCAAGAACTCTCTGAGAAATGCAACATTTTCGACGGAATCAGCGCACTCATCGATTCCAACTCTTGCGCCCCAAGTCGAGTCCAGGATGACATAAAACACCTCACTGCTAACGGAGCGCAGCTCAATGTCGTCGCTGAGAACGAACTCGGAGAGCATCCAGCAAACTTTGTGCGTAAGCATGTCGGCTTTGTCGATAAGCTCGCGTTGCTGCGTCTTCTGCGGGTGTAAGATCATGGTGCATAGATCAGCTGGACCAAGAAGCCCGAGACACTTGGCCGCTTCAAGACTGATCCGCGTATCCGGGGACTCTGTCAGACGAATCAGTTGGTAGACCAGCCGGTGCAGGGCGCTCCTAGCGCAATGCTCCGCGAAACCCTGGCAAGTCTCCAGCTCTGAGTAGAGCTCCTCCAGCTCCTCTCTTTTCGAGCTCAATTGCCGCTTCAGCGCAATTAGGTCGTCAACGCTGCAGCTTTTGTTCTCGCTTGCGCTCAAAAAGTGCTTCAGATTTTCCCGCAAGACCTGGGCAGTTGAGAAAAGGTAATTATTCTGGGCGCAGGAAATTGTGCATCCACGCCAGTTACAAGTCTTAAGTAGTAAAAGTAAATATAACGTCAGACAACCCATACAACATTCCTTGTACAAAGACGGATTGAGTTATATTATCAATTCTAAAAAGCGCTTAATAGTTCCTAGGAATTATAGAAAAACGTGTACGCCTTGCGGAAGAAATGCTCACACCCAAAAAAGACTAGATCAATCCAGTAATAGTATTCTTATATCTTGAATAGattgatcttatttttaagttCTTAAGCTAAGGCCGAAAATGATTACAACGTACGAAGCaactataatttttcaaatgagcttctcgaaaaaaatttgtcaaaCCTGAATCGCTGCCTATGGGAGCGATGAAATGTCGTATGCAACTTAGGCGACAACTTagagtataaaaataataaaaagtttaccTGAGATTCTGGGTTATCATCATCCTCTGATGATCTAAGGAAACTGGGTAGGGTACCCAAGCGTTCAATCGCCTCAGCAAGGCATGCTCTCCGTTCTTTCAACAATAGCACGAGTATATCTTTGGCTAATGGCGAGGTCTCTTTTGCGTCTTGAATCATCGGAATGAGAGTCTTAACGCACAGACTTAATATGTTGCTCACTTGTGCACCTCTTCTTGGCAATATACCCTTGAAAAACTTGTGCATGTACTTGCATGcaagttttgtaataaaactgTCTTTTTCCTTTGTCAGATTGAGCAAAGTGCATCCTATGTCACGAACAAAGTATGTAGCCACAGCATCGCAATAGCTTTCATTCAGCTCAACGGCTATCTTAGAACAAAAGTAGATGTACTGATGAAAAGCCTTGGCCTTATATTGGCTTATCTTGCTGGTATAAACATTGCGTGTCAGTTGCAGCAAAATCTTCTGGAAGATGCTGGGTTTGCGCAATATAATGCAGGCAAACACAGATTGCCGAGGATCGCTGTTGATTATTCGTATGAGACGATCGAAACAAGCGTCAATCACCTCTGCTTTGAAGTGTGGAGGATCGGATTCCGGAAGATCGATGGTTGCATCAAAAACTTTGTAAAAATGACGGAGATCGTGCAATCGTTGGACTGTATACAGAAAATTGATATTTACAAAAACAGCAAAGAATattaatttggaaaattgaaagaaaataagcATACCTAATTGTACTATAATATGTTGTAGATTTTCCTTGATAATCGAACCAAGCTTGCCAATCCCTTCGAAATTTCCTTGATTATTTTGCATTTGCTCGAGCGTCTTCGCTGCTTCATCAGACAAAGCCCACGGCAAAATGTTTGCGCTGCAAGTCTTAAAAATCTGCTGAAACGTGACCCCGAGTTCTTCGCAGAAACTTTTGGCTTCCTGCATTTTACCCTCTCGAAGCAGCACTGGAAAGATCGCGCGGGCGTAACGATCGTAAAAGTCCGCCTCAGTCGAACAATTCAAAAGTCCATGGGGAAATTTGCCAAAACTTGCGACGCGACACCAAGCTGTTAGAATATAGTTGAGATTTTCCTCAACAATGCATTTTGTGGACGGGTTGGATTCGTTGATTATTTGCAGAGTTTTCTTGACGATGCTCGGCTCAATatctacaaaatatttattgggaatattgtgaatatttattgtcgaaagaataatttaatttttcatatatacgAATCATCTGCATACCTTTGTCAACGATAATTCGAGCAAGCTTAAATAATGCGGGGCCCTGAAAAGTACTCTTACTGCAGATTACAGTGGCTAAGACTTGCATTGCACTGGTGCTACGTAATAAGCGCTCTTCTTGAATTTCGTCTTCGCTCAGCTGCCGTTGTATGAGAAATAAATCGTAGACTGTTTTGTTCaacttttcgaaaaattcgcTTTTCCAAGTATTACTTAAGTTTGTGTTTGAAAATATGGAATCGATGACGTTCAAACACTCTAAACGTACTAAGTAGTTGCAGCTGTTAACAAAATTTGTGAATACATCGTAGGTCAAAACTTCAATACCCGTATTATGAAATACAGTatgttttataatattattaaggCACTGAACCAAAGATAAATGTGTCATTTGACCATATACACCCTTGGTAAATTTTTCTTGGTAAAGCTTGCAGATAGTTAAAACGTTATGGATATGTACATTATTTTCATCTATATACACaagttttttcaaaatgtttggAACAAAGTACAAAAGGCAACGGTTCACCTTATCATCCTTATGCCAGGACTGAAAGACGTCCATTACAAAGCTCATCAGTAATTCTCCAAATTCTTCCGTTACTACAGAATTTGGAATATTGGAATATATTTCTAGCATTGTAACAACGCATATCACATCAACTTTTATCGATAAACtatattttttcagttttagaaGGGTGCTGGCGATCTTCATTTGCAACTCAGATATTTCGCCATCAGCGTCTAAACAGCTATACAGTGCCAGAACAGTGATTGAATTTATTATGCATAACGATGATTTTGTGTCCGGCTCGAATTCgtcaatttcaattttcgagATATCGTaaatcttttttaaattttgaaattgcgTTGATATCAAAATTATATCTTTGACTTTCACATCATATTTCGTTTGATATAGTGAAATTAAAGCTTTAGTAATTTCTAATGTGATTCTTATGTTTTTTGAccaatttatatttatgatttggtcgaaaatttttgataaacaAGTTTTAAGTTCATTTACGAGGCAAAATTCATCAAAGCTGCATTGAATCATGTTCATTGATTGCAAATTTGAAATGACGTTAGCAATAATTGatgtttttgtaataaatgAACTTAATTCTTTGTCAGAATCTTCTGCCTGCACCATCTGCATTAAATTATGAATGAGAAAATCCAAATCTTCGACGACGTATGGATTATccaaattattttcatttaacaaTGGTGTGTCTTTATTACTATCATTATTAACTActaaattagttttgaaattcACTGATAGGTAGCATCGTTCAATATCATTTATAGTTATCGTTTTTTGATCGTCGTATAAGTTATGATCTAGATCCATATAATACTTTTTACAGTGATCTTGAATAACGTAATCATGAGCTTTGTACCAAGATTTGAGAGTCAAGCCAATCAGTGTTTTACTAAATTCTTCAATCGACAATGGATCTGTTAATCTCCTTGTTGGTGTGTTTAAAACCCATTGCATCAATTGCAATTTTAAGGAATTGTTTGTTAGTAATGTAGAATTCATATCACAGTCTTTAATTTCGTTTGGCAAAACGATGTTTTcacataaaattttcaaagtttggATACTTAAACTTGACCACTGAATAGATTTTGTCAAGTACAATTTTAAAAGTGCATTTGGATTAGATATTTTCTTATGAGAAATAAGATTTTGCACCAATAAGCAACCTTTTTGTATCACATCTTCATGTGTCATACTTATATACCTATCAAATgaagtgaaaattttaattatatacatattttgtaTACATCGTCGCAAATATTGTATACATATCTcttgttaaataataaagaagtAATGAtagtaataaacaaaaataaaactttggAATTACTGTACACACCTCAAAGCAGCATCCCAAATTTTATCccaataaatttgtaaactgTCCTTATtgttataagtattttcattTTGGACAAAAACTGTGGCAAGTTCACACAGGTTTTCCATAATAGCAAAGGTTTTGCAAGCTTCCTTCATTAACTTAATTATAGTTTCCAAAAACTCAACAAATTCTTCAAACTTTAAACAATCGGGATACTTTTTGTACAAAGCAGCAGTTATTTGAATCATAGGCCAGGCTTTTTTGGGATCTCGGTCATTGATAAGATCTATCATTTTATCCTGATCATCCGAAATACGTCGTTTTTTTCTTGGTTGTATGTAAATGCTATCATGGAAAGTGTTGGTATGAGAGAAGCATGGCAAGTTTGTGAGTAGCTTTTGTCTAAAAACTTATGATTAACTGATTGTAAAATTTGTCAAATATCTAGTTTAATTGAGTAAAATGCAACtaatgtaatttaaaaaaaaaccgcaTGAATTTCCACCTTACCTTCACAAGCCAGTGAAGTGAAATTCTCAGATAATAGTACAGATCTGAGATCATTAAGGATcattttataaagtaaattaagAATAGCTTTCCACTTCTCATTATCATAAGCATAACTA is from Nasonia vitripennis strain AsymCx chromosome 1, Nvit_psr_1.1, whole genome shotgun sequence and encodes:
- the LOC100114506 gene encoding serine-protein kinase ATM, whose protein sequence is MSCMDRLSQIASLAKSKKVTDYKKAIKQLLEFWDDNSDITLQPITEYSRDPTPNERYDFYSWNDIFIIVHELFINEIDRISKLSGNAGKLDKERVTTLVFRTSEKANYYLKPKDVVNSTLQLLRYGSLHIFSEYYEIYLHILRKYVLQERSQRILLASKHWQELLNMCVSILQKIIPNVDYAKLLETIELIVKYGCDLSTLLFETRNLLPVIANILENYEAYKIKSADILFKLTFTVCQQIATDSRLTLCKFSESIPLSMIDIKGPEEKYQLYLLFVQVHHPKGAILEKDGSYAYDNEKWKAILNLLYKMILNDLRSVLLSENFTSLACEVFRQKLLTNLPCFSHTNTFHDSIYIQPRKKRRISDDQDKMIDLINDRDPKKAWPMIQITAALYKKYPDCLKFEEFVEFLETIIKLMKEACKTFAIMENLCELATVFVQNENTYNNKDSLQIYWDKIWDAALRYISMTHEDVIQKGCLLVQNLISHKKISNPNALLKLYLTKSIQWSSLSIQTLKILCENIVLPNEIKDCDMNSTLLTNNSLKLQLMQWVLNTPTRRLTDPLSIEEFSKTLIGLTLKSWYKAHDYVIQDHCKKYYMDLDHNLYDDQKTITINDIERCYLSVNFKTNLVVNNDSNKDTPLLNENNLDNPYVVEDLDFLIHNLMQMVQAEDSDKELSSFITKTSIIANVISNLQSMNMIQCSFDEFCLVNELKTCLSKIFDQIININWSKNIRITLEITKALISLYQTKYDVKVKDIILISTQFQNLKKIYDISKIEIDEFEPDTKSSLCIINSITVLALYSCLDADGEISELQMKIASTLLKLKKYSLSIKVDVICVVTMLEIYSNIPNSVVTEEFGELLMSFVMDVFQSWHKDDKVNRCLLYFVPNILKKLVYIDENNVHIHNVLTICKLYQEKFTKGVYGQMTHLSLVQCLNNIIKHTVFHNTGIEVLTYDVFTNFVNSCNYLVRLECLNVIDSIFSNTNLSNTWKSEFFEKLNKTVYDLFLIQRQLSEDEIQEERLLRSTSAMQVLATVICSKSTFQGPALFKLARIIVDKDIEPSIVKKTLQIINESNPSTKCIVEENLNYILTAWCRVASFGKFPHGLLNCSTEADFYDRYARAIFPVLLREGKMQEAKSFCEELGVTFQQIFKTCSANILPWALSDEAAKTLEQMQNNQGNFEGIGKLGSIIKENLQHIIVQLVQRLHDLRHFYKVFDATIDLPESDPPHFKAEVIDACFDRLIRIINSDPRQSVFACIILRKPSIFQKILLQLTRNVYTSKISQYKAKAFHQYIYFCSKIAVELNESYCDAVATYFVRDIGCTLLNLTKEKDSFITKLACKYMHKFFKGILPRRGAQVSNILSLCVKTLIPMIQDAKETSPLAKDILVLLLKERRACLAEAIERLGTLPSFLRSSEDDDNPESQVLRENLKHFLSASENKSCSVDDLIALKRQLSSKREELEELYSELETCQGFAEHCARSALHRLVYQLIRLTESPDTRISLEAAKCLGLLGPADLCTMILHPQKTQQRELIDKADMLTHKVCWMLSEFVLSDDIELRSVSSEVFYVILDSTWGARVGIDECADSVENVAFLREFLKPFRSSQKGHDANKIIKPQIDAVELERVFDPQNPLWSEASNDSYNKWISTITSEVARCLDNFYSKSLIPVFQLSVQFCELTLQRLVSLLIDVNSSLAKRICHCVNRFFEHHFKDDRIDDQTLSPSTPPQMLQGCKARDAIRCMLIVVNHLRIQTREQVTLDFDYLSIAMAAQFCSAYFSSVLYTELWCRSTLKLARDFDSIPIIDQIYEQENRQGRIAQDILKEAYMKIGDSDSIHGCGSSHLQNHGSRIPYYTNFQKLDKLILSHDVELSINSSSARGMVTALRESSLHHLAKRLLLSLTSMQVDPMDDLCYDSLWRLSDWSQIMSFKASQSSSKEDDFSKSHYEALQCLHENDNSSLQKNLEQAYFCVIKDLCNISLESCRAVYPKLSQLQMLREIEELSSSHTDDYEILLANWKKQQYIYNSNFQYIEPILSQRAVMFKIREPIKSSPIIKGALIDVHLETARLAQQQGHLNVAARSLETLSKVDLNNESGNRLLYHEALLAWTRKDEDMARFNLRTLIKKDSIKPNLLARALRIYGNWIAENKSENPQAIINKYYKKAIDTYKSIPTKLIQDELRDNCKARAALAQFAHEQYLVITEYMKSPQFESLMECLDYSRNAVLQKAPNKNDRDVERAVQINTRQSSNDSIEIGNIQKDKAMYLAIAVENYLSTLQDSDEHDFLVFRLVSLWLDNTHDAQVNKRLENKLALIPSYKFIPLIPQLAPHMNDNDQVFSLKISQLLERCARDHPHHTLPVLLALKNLYNDSKYCGKKTVNEEPRVLGAQHLIQKLLSTDIRPIIQEMERLSDALVMLAYYESEKKAVSKCIIPRNQALNNIKDFQHSIIPSITISIKKNGKYNNIVSVRKYESSFGNVGGINAPKKIICTGTDGIARPQLVKGKDDLRQDAVMQQVFTVMNSLLRTKKDAKQRKLYVRTYKVVPLTQRSGVLEWCENTLPLSVILTGDGSPKAGLHQKYYPSDYTPNECRKRLCNAKTAQQKYSTFMDCCKNLHPAFHHFFTENYLSPETWFERRLAYTRSVATTSIIGYILGLGDRHVSNILVDKSTAEVIHIDFGIAFEQGKVLPTPETVPFRLTRDMEVAMGVSGVEGTMRRCCEETMTVLREQREIIVTLLRVLLYDPLYSWAITPAKAATYQSEHSSRSSENKDSNSSVGTTETNKLAERALLRVQQKLQGIEEGVTSSIAGQVERLIQQARDPTNLCKLFQGWQAYL